The DNA region ATTTCTGAGAGTGGATAAatgattaatattaattataatctGAAGTGGATTTTATATTCAAATACAAGTCTACATAGAAGAGATGAGACTCTACAACTCTCAACCCATATATACACGCTTCTATAGAATTCTTCAGTAGCCTTGccgcagagagagagaagtcAAATTATCATGGAGATTGTTGAGAATGGTAAGGAGACTATCAAGAGAGAGCAAGCACTTACCGTAGACGCTGCTGTGGATGATCAGCTCTCTCTTTGGGGCCTGTACGACTTAGGCGACATAAGTAGTGGCCATGGAAAGAGACAGCGAGTTGGCGATGACGACGATGATGATGACCACAGCGTTGACGACGAGGAGTACTTCAGAAATCTGCCACTTGGGTATGGGTTCTATCCCGAAGACGATGTGCTAATTGAGGAGTACTTGAAGCCCAAGCTGTTTAACCAGCCCCTCCCAAGAAACCTGATAAACGACATTGACATATATCTCCACAGCCCTGATTTTCTTGCAGGTTCGTTCTTCttcaattcaaacaaaatctctcttcttcgatctttttgttttgttttgtttttctaatgaATTTCTGTTAACATTTATATATTGAAGAAACGTACAAACATTGTGGATgtggagatgaagaagatgatgaagatcaAATTAAGGAATGGTACTATTTTACTCCAAGATATCGAAAGTATCCAAAAGGAAATCGTCCAAGGCGATCAGCGGGAGATGGATACTGGAAGGCAACCGGAAGAGAGAGGCAAATTAAAGATAAGGTAAAGAACATTATTGGGTTTTGGAAAACACTGGTGTTCTTCAAAGGAAAACCTCCAATGGGTCAGAAGACCAACTGGATTATGCGTGAATATAGGCTCAATAATCCTCCTCCTCTCAGACCAACCAATGACATCATGAAAGTATGTACTTTTCTTTCgttaagcttaattaatttgttaatttctctGACTAAATTTTGTTGTATTATCCAGCTAGACGACTGTGTTCTATGCAGGATGTATAAGAAGAAAGTATATTTAAATGAATCTAAATCCAAATCCCCTATTAAAGGCAAAGATCCAAAGAAAGTGGCAACCAAATCCACCACATCTTTGTCGAATGGTGCACCGCAGCAATCCGAATTGATTGATCCACCTCCGTCGTTCGATCGAAGTTATCATGTAGGTGAATCCTCCACATCTTTGCCACCTTGCAACTCCATTGGTGCTCCACGGCAGTCCCAATTGATTTATCAACATTCGCGGTTGGATCAATCCTCCACATCTTTGCCGCCACCTTACAACTCAATTGGTGCCCGGGCCCCGCAACTTCCACAGGACCCTGCAAATGAATCAGAAGTTGTATTTGATGATATGCCttcattttagaaaaatttaggaggttttaattggtttttcataatataggaatttttttttgggagaaaatcTAAATGTCCTTCTCCCTTCGTTCTcttatcttttatttaaaatcaaCCATTTAAATTTGGAGGATTCACATGGTGGTTGATTTTTCATAATGCCTTTTATAAACTCATGATAGAAAAGCaataaatgcaattg from Corylus avellana chromosome ca10, CavTom2PMs-1.0 includes:
- the LOC132163817 gene encoding NAC domain-containing protein 1-like — encoded protein: MEIVENGKETIKREQALTVDAAVDDQLSLWGLYDLGDISSGHGKRQRVGDDDDDDDHSVDDEEYFRNLPLGYGFYPEDDVLIEEYLKPKLFNQPLPRNLINDIDIYLHSPDFLAETYKHCGCGDEEDDEDQIKEWYYFTPRYRKYPKGNRPRRSAGDGYWKATGRERQIKDKVKNIIGFWKTLVFFKGKPPMGQKTNWIMREYRLNNPPPLRPTNDIMKLDDCVLCRMYKKKVYLNESKSKSPIKGKDPKKVATKSTTSLSNGAPQQSELIDPPPSFDRSYHVGESSTSLPPCNSIGAPRQSQLIYQHSRLDQSSTSLPPPYNSIGARAPQLPQDPANESEVVFDDMPSF